The Glycine soja cultivar W05 chromosome 3, ASM419377v2, whole genome shotgun sequence genome window below encodes:
- the LOC114406315 gene encoding putative pentatricopeptide repeat-containing protein At3g47840, which translates to MLLSTDVVVHVTIQMFDLLRKPIIVPLPFPSCRLFHWNILKHSNSKTSGPFIFDMFLKADALISPRILFKPSPQRFWLHRSYASSPALALHPPSSLHSMTAVFSRNLDSPLTYSSPGTATECRELIQQAKQEQLAQNAYSVHNMLELNSELKQLVKQGQLCKSRYMFDKMTHRDEISWTTLIAGYVNASDSYEALILFSNMWVQPGLQRDQFMISVALKACGLGVNICFGELLHGFSVKSGLINSVFVSSALIDMYMKVGKIEQGCRVFKKMTKRNVVSWTAIIAGLVHAGYNMEALLYFSEMWISKVGYDSHTFAIALKASADSSLLHHGKAIHTQTIKQGFDESSFVINTLATMYNKCGKADYVMRLFEKMKMPDVVSWTTLITTYVQKGEEEHAVEAFKRMRKSNVSPNKYTFAAVISACANLAIAKWGEQIHGHVLRLGLVDALSVANSIVTLYSKSGLLKSASLVFHGITRKDIISWSTIIAVYSQGGYAKEAFDYLSWMRREGPKPNEFALSSVLSVCGSMALLEQGKQVHAHVLCIGIDHEAMVHSALISMYSKCGSVEEASKIFNGMKINNIISWTAMINGYAEHGYSQEAINLFEKISSVGLKPDYVTFIGVLTACSHAGMVDLGFYYFMLMTNEYQISPSKEHYGCIIDLLCRAGRLSEAEHMIRSMPCYTDDVVWSTLLRSCRVHGDVDRGRWTAEQLLRLDPNSAGTHIALANIYAAKGRWKEAAHIRKLMKSKGVIKERGWSWVNVNDKLNAFVAGDQAHPQSEHITTVLELLSANIGDARQEIRSLNDDVED; encoded by the exons ATGTTGTTGTCAACAGATGTTGTCGTCCATGTCACCATCCAAATGTTCGATCTCCTTCGAAAACCCATCATTGTCCCTCTCCCCTTTCCCTCATGCAGATTATTCCATTGGAATATTCTAAAACATTCCAATTCCAAAACCTCTGGCCCCTTTATCTTCGACATGTTCCTCAAGGCCGATGCTTTAATCTCACCCCGAATACTCTTTAAACCCTCCCCGCAGCGTTTTTGGCTGCATCGTAGCTATGCTTCTTCGCCTGCCCTCGCACTCCACCCTCCTTCTTCTCTCCATTCAATGACTGCCGTATTCTCCAGGAACCTCGACTCACCTCTCACTTATTCCTCCCCAG GAACTGCCACTGAATGCAGAGAACTGATCCAACAAGCAAAACAAGAACAGCTAGCTCAAAATGCCTATTCTGTTCATAATATGCTTGAACTTAACTCTGAACTGAAGCAATTAGTGAAACAGGGACAACTTTGTAAATCTAGGtatatgtttgataaaatgACTCACAGAGATGAGATTTCATGGACTACATTAATAGCTGGTTATGTCAATGCCTCAGACTCGTATGAAGCATTGATCTTGTTTTCAAATATGTGGGTCCAGCCAGGACTTCAAAGGGACCAATTCATGATTAGTGTTGCACTCAAGGCTTGTGGACTTGGTGTCAACATATGTTTTGGAGAATTATTACATGGATTTTCAGTGAAATCTGGTTTGATAAACTCAGTGTTTGTCAGCAGTGCCCTAATAGACATGTACATGAAAGTAGGCAAAATAGAACAAGGTTGCAgagtctttaaaaaaatgacaaaaagaaatgtAGTATCATGGACTGCCATTATTGCGGGGCTTGTACATGCTGGCTACAATATGGAGGCATTGTTGTACTTTTCTGAAATGTGGATATCAAAAGTGGGCTATGATTCACATACATTTGCCATTGCTTTAAAAGCATCTGCTGATTCAAGTTTGTTACATCATGGGAAAGCTATACACAcacaaacaataaaacaagGATTTGATGAGAGCTCATTTGTGATTAATACTCTGGCTACCATGTATAATAAATGTGGGAAAGCAGACTATGTCATgcgattatttgaaaaaatgaagATGCCAGATGTAGTTTCATGGACAACCCTTATTACGACTTATGTACAGAAAGGTGAAGAAGAACATGCAGTAGAAGCTTTTAAAAgaatgagaaaatcaaatgtcaGTCCTAATAAATACACTTTTGCAGCCGTAATTTCTGCCTGTGCAAATCTTGCTATTGCTAAATGGGGGGAACAGATTCATGGCCATGTATTGCGTTTAGGTTTGGTAGATGCTTTGTCTGTGGCAAATTCCATTGTTACTCTTTATTCAAAATCTGGGCTGCTAAAGTCAGCTTCTCTAGTGTTTCATGGTATAACTAGAAAAGATATTATCTCTTGGAGCACTATAATTGCTGTTTATTCTCAAGGAGGTTATGCAAAAGAAGCTTTTGACTATCTATCATGGATGAGAAGGGAAGGACCAAAACCAAATGAATTCGCTCTTTCTAGTGTGCTGAGTGTTTGTGGAAGCATGGCACTTCTTGAACAAGGAAAACAGGTGCATGCTCATGTACTGTGCATTGGCATAGATCATGAAGCAATGGTTCACAGTGCTCTTATTAGTATGTATTCAAAATGTGGCAGTGTAGAAGAAGCTTCAAAAATCTTTAATGGGATGAAAATCAATAACATAATATCGTGGACAGCCATGATTAATGGGTATGCTGAACATGGTTATAGCCAAGAGGCCATTAATTTGTTTGAGAAGATTTCCAGTGTTGGTTTAAAGCCAGACTATGTGACGTTCATTGGGGTCCTGACAGCATGTAGCCATGCTGGAATGGTTGATCTTGGTTTCTACTATTTTATGTTAATGACTAATGAGTACCAGATCAGTCCTTCAAAAGAACACTATGGTTGCATCATTGATCTTCTATGCAGAGCAGGGCGATTGAGCGAAGCTGAGCACATGATACGAAGTATGCCATGTTATACTGATGATGTTGTGTGGTCTACCTTACTCAGATCATGTAGAGTGCATGGGGATGTTGACCGAGGAAGATGGACAGCAGAACAGTTACTTCGGTTGGATCCAAATTCTGCTGGAACTCATATTGCTCTGGCTAACATATATGCTGCCAAGGGGAGATGGAAGGAAGCTGCACATATAAGAAAGTTAATGAAGTCAAAGGGAGTAATAAAGGAGCGAGGATGGTCTTGGGTTAATGTCAATGATAAATTAAATGCATTTGTTGCTGGGGATCAGGCTCATCCACAAAGTGAACATATCACAACTGTTTTGGAATTATTGAGTGCAAATATAGGAGATGCAAGGCAGGAAATAAGATCTCTAAATGATGACGTCGAAGATTAG